Proteins encoded within one genomic window of Terriglobus sp. TAA 43:
- a CDS encoding aminopeptidase, with protein sequence MSTKPFANLTFDEKLDRLALVAVRVGLNLQEGQEVVVTASLDHIPFIRKVVAEAYKAGAYAVTVLYQDDVATLARYQNAPDAAFDFTPKWLADGIAEAFNSNAARLGITGANPALLKDQDPSKISRANVAASKAMKPAMEMVTRHAINWSILAGATPAWAKLVFPDLPENEAVARLWDAIFLASRITGDDPVQDWKDHGENIMKRVALLNDKRYHALHFRGPGTDLVVGLADDHLWAGGGGVCGNGIFCNANIPTEECFTTPHKDRVDGTVTASKPLSHQGTLIENISVRFENGKIVEAHATAGEEALKKLIAVDDGASRLGEVALVPHSSPIAQSGLLFWNTLFDENAASHIALGQAYATCIKDGETMDEATLNSKGANSSLIHVDWMIGSGKMDVDGVSADGTEEPLMRSGEWA encoded by the coding sequence ATGTCCACCAAGCCGTTTGCCAATCTCACCTTCGATGAAAAGCTTGACCGCCTTGCACTTGTTGCCGTTCGCGTTGGCCTGAACCTCCAGGAAGGCCAGGAAGTTGTCGTGACAGCATCGCTCGACCACATCCCCTTCATCCGCAAGGTTGTGGCAGAGGCCTACAAGGCGGGCGCATACGCCGTGACAGTGCTCTACCAGGACGACGTCGCCACGCTCGCGCGATACCAGAACGCACCCGATGCTGCATTCGACTTCACACCGAAGTGGCTGGCCGACGGCATTGCAGAAGCCTTTAACAGTAACGCCGCGCGACTCGGCATCACCGGCGCAAACCCGGCATTGCTAAAAGATCAGGACCCCAGCAAGATCAGCCGCGCCAACGTGGCTGCGTCCAAGGCCATGAAGCCTGCGATGGAAATGGTCACGCGCCACGCCATCAACTGGAGCATTCTCGCCGGTGCCACGCCCGCGTGGGCAAAGTTGGTTTTCCCTGACCTCCCGGAAAACGAGGCCGTCGCGCGTCTGTGGGACGCCATCTTCCTGGCATCGCGCATCACCGGTGACGATCCTGTGCAGGACTGGAAAGACCACGGCGAAAACATCATGAAGCGCGTGGCCCTGCTGAATGACAAGCGCTATCACGCGCTGCACTTCCGCGGCCCCGGCACCGATCTTGTCGTTGGTCTTGCTGACGATCATCTGTGGGCCGGCGGCGGTGGTGTCTGCGGCAACGGCATCTTCTGCAACGCGAACATCCCCACGGAAGAGTGCTTCACCACGCCGCATAAGGATCGCGTGGACGGCACGGTCACTGCATCGAAGCCGCTGTCGCATCAAGGGACGCTGATCGAGAACATCAGCGTTCGCTTTGAAAACGGCAAGATCGTGGAGGCGCACGCCACCGCTGGCGAAGAGGCGCTGAAGAAGCTCATCGCCGTAGACGATGGCGCGAGCCGCCTCGGCGAAGTCGCACTCGTACCGCACTCATCACCCATTGCGCAGAGCGGCTTGCTCTTCTGGAACACCCTATTCGATGAAAACGCAGCCAGCCATATTGCGTTGGGCCAGGCGTACGCCACCTGCATCAAGGATGGCGAGACGATGGATGAAGCGACGCTGAACAGCAAGGGTGCGAACAGCAGCTTGATCCACGTGGACTGGATGATCGGCTCCGGCAAGATGGACGTGGACGGCGTCTCCGCAGACGGCACAGAAGAGCCACTGATGCGCAGCGGCGAGTGGGCCTAG
- the mreD gene encoding rod shape-determining protein MreD, which yields MPRRPFTNRRELEEHSFHPAVLLAVPLCALFLNAYLPRIWEPLSILDLPLILVLYFSIAWRNPIAGTLFGTVVGLLQDLPGNQFIGVNGIAKSVLGYAAASIGLKVDVENMVTRVAMNFVFCLLQSALLYLIQSILLGQAEAHPRWVHELLRAAINSAVAIPIFLLLDRTRMDTVL from the coding sequence ATGCCCCGTCGCCCCTTTACCAATCGTCGCGAATTAGAAGAGCACAGCTTTCATCCTGCCGTGCTGCTGGCAGTACCTTTGTGTGCGCTATTCCTGAATGCTTACCTGCCACGCATCTGGGAACCGCTGTCGATCCTCGATCTGCCACTGATCCTCGTCCTGTACTTCTCCATCGCATGGCGAAACCCAATTGCGGGCACGCTCTTTGGCACCGTCGTTGGCTTACTGCAGGATCTGCCCGGCAACCAGTTCATTGGTGTCAATGGCATTGCGAAATCTGTTCTGGGATATGCTGCAGCTTCCATCGGGCTGAAGGTGGACGTGGAGAACATGGTGACCCGCGTCGCGATGAACTTCGTCTTTTGCCTACTGCAATCGGCACTGCTGTACCTGATTCAAAGCATTCTGCTGGGGCAGGCAGAGGCGCATCCGCGTTGGGTGCATGAACTGCTTCGCGCGGCGATCAATTCTGCTGTGGCAATCCCGATCTTCCTGCTGCTGGACCGCACACGTATGGACACCGTGCTGTAA
- a CDS encoding lytic transglycosylase domain-containing protein — protein MPVDKTPDATLKGMASLSVRRIAALLLLPGMCGASARAAEVVTLRNGFSINCERHETLTTDITRLYLHADNFMDVAASSITSVEAAPDAPDAPKTAAHEPAGTATILADSGARHNVNVALLASVVQAESGGNTKAVSRTGARGLMQLMPGTANQLDVKDSFDAASNVNGGSAYLDQLLTRYHDNLALALAAYNAGPGAVDRYHGIPPYRETRAYVARVIREFNRRVAEQARAVSATVVR, from the coding sequence ATGCCAGTCGATAAGACCCCGGATGCTACTCTGAAAGGGATGGCCTCCCTCTCCGTCCGAAGGATTGCAGCGCTTCTTTTGCTACCGGGTATGTGCGGTGCTTCGGCACGCGCTGCGGAGGTGGTGACGCTGCGTAATGGGTTCAGCATCAACTGCGAACGCCATGAAACGCTGACCACGGACATCACCCGGCTGTATCTCCACGCGGACAATTTCATGGATGTTGCGGCTTCCTCCATCACCTCAGTGGAGGCGGCACCGGATGCCCCTGACGCCCCGAAAACCGCGGCTCACGAACCCGCTGGAACAGCGACGATCCTTGCTGATTCCGGTGCGCGCCACAACGTGAACGTCGCACTGCTGGCGTCTGTAGTGCAGGCGGAAAGCGGCGGCAACACGAAGGCCGTATCGCGCACGGGAGCACGCGGCCTGATGCAGCTAATGCCAGGCACTGCGAACCAACTAGACGTAAAAGACAGCTTTGACGCCGCATCGAACGTAAACGGTGGCAGTGCGTACCTGGATCAACTGTTGACGCGATACCACGACAACCTCGCACTGGCTCTGGCCGCTTACAACGCAGGCCCCGGTGCAGTGGATCGTTATCATGGCATCCCGCCCTACCGTGAAACGCGGGCGTACGTGGCACGCGTGATCCGGGAATTTAATCGCCGTGTTGCGGAACAGGCACGCGCAGTTTCCGCCACGGTGGTTCGCTAA
- a CDS encoding TMEM175 family protein, which yields MPAHEMKSTRLEAFSDGVIAVIITIMVLELHVPEAHGLGGFLHILPRLGIYGLSFLVVAIYWVNHHDLCSRTEVINYRVLWANLLFLFTLSLLPYFTDYVAEHHYDSFSTALYTVTFIVVAMGFLVLRLSLNGLHDDHEEKLPSRDRKETVKHLTSLAIYVAALPVAYYKPILSLALDFAVTLIWIIPELGTQRRLHRKHRG from the coding sequence ATGCCCGCACATGAGATGAAGTCCACCCGCCTCGAAGCCTTCAGTGACGGCGTGATCGCTGTCATCATCACCATTATGGTGCTGGAGCTGCACGTGCCGGAGGCACACGGCCTTGGGGGCTTCCTTCACATCCTTCCGCGCCTCGGCATTTATGGTCTGAGCTTTCTCGTGGTGGCGATTTACTGGGTGAACCATCATGACCTCTGCAGCCGCACTGAGGTCATCAACTATCGCGTGCTCTGGGCGAATCTGCTCTTCCTCTTCACGCTGTCGCTCCTGCCCTATTTCACGGACTACGTCGCAGAGCATCACTACGACTCGTTCTCCACTGCGCTCTATACCGTCACCTTCATCGTCGTTGCGATGGGGTTTCTGGTGCTGCGACTCTCGCTCAACGGACTGCATGATGATCATGAGGAAAAGCTGCCCAGTCGTGATCGCAAAGAGACCGTGAAACACCTCACAAGCCTGGCAATCTACGTCGCCGCCCTCCCCGTGGCGTATTACAAGCCGATCCTGTCGCTGGCGCTGGATTTTGCGGTGACGCTGATCTGGATCATCCCGGAACTCGGCACACAACGCCGCTTACACCGCAAACACCGCGGTTAG
- the asd gene encoding aspartate-semialdehyde dehydrogenase: MERRKVGILGATGTVGQRFIQLLDQHPWFEITWVAASDRSAGKRYADAAKWKLDTPMPARIADLVLQPNTPAANTGDVPKIIFAALDSDIALELEPLFAGAGCAVISNSSAFRMTPDVPLVVPEVNADHLPLLTKQAAYTSKSGGYIVTNPNCSAIGLVLALKPLEERFGIESLFVSTMQAVSGAGYPGVPSLDILGNVVPFIKNEEEKLQEEVGKLLGSFNGNGIDMLPAKVSAHCNRVAVIDGHTECVSVKFKKPVTREEILAAWSEFQPLVQHHLPTAPAQPVIFTDAPDRPQPRFDVGAGNGMSTTVGRLRECPLLDWKFVLLSHNTLRGAAGAAVLNAEVLAKMDLLPGKHLHTKTGAGLAENELVNA; encoded by the coding sequence ATGGAACGTCGCAAGGTGGGGATTCTCGGCGCGACCGGAACAGTCGGCCAGCGCTTCATTCAACTTCTGGACCAGCACCCGTGGTTTGAGATCACGTGGGTCGCGGCAAGCGATCGTTCGGCGGGCAAACGCTACGCCGACGCCGCCAAATGGAAGCTGGACACCCCCATGCCTGCGCGCATTGCCGATCTGGTGCTGCAGCCGAACACGCCTGCCGCCAACACCGGCGACGTGCCGAAGATCATCTTCGCTGCGCTGGACAGCGATATTGCACTGGAACTGGAGCCGCTGTTTGCGGGCGCAGGATGCGCTGTCATCTCCAACTCGTCGGCCTTCCGCATGACACCGGATGTGCCGCTGGTGGTGCCTGAGGTCAACGCAGACCATCTGCCGCTGCTGACCAAGCAGGCTGCCTACACCTCCAAGAGCGGTGGCTATATCGTCACCAATCCCAACTGTTCCGCCATTGGCCTCGTGCTTGCGCTGAAGCCCCTGGAAGAGCGCTTCGGCATTGAATCGCTGTTTGTCAGCACCATGCAGGCCGTCAGCGGCGCGGGTTACCCCGGCGTGCCTTCGCTGGACATCCTTGGCAACGTGGTTCCCTTCATCAAGAATGAAGAGGAAAAGCTGCAGGAAGAAGTGGGCAAGTTGCTGGGTAGCTTCAACGGCAATGGCATTGACATGCTGCCTGCAAAGGTCAGCGCTCACTGCAACCGCGTTGCCGTGATCGACGGCCACACCGAATGCGTCTCCGTCAAATTCAAGAAGCCCGTCACACGTGAAGAGATTCTGGCTGCATGGAGCGAGTTCCAGCCGCTGGTGCAGCATCATCTGCCCACGGCACCTGCGCAGCCGGTGATCTTTACCGATGCGCCGGACCGTCCGCAGCCGCGCTTTGACGTGGGTGCAGGCAACGGCATGAGCACCACCGTTGGTCGCCTGCGCGAATGCCCGCTGCTGGACTGGAAGTTTGTTCTGCTGAGCCACAACACGCTGCGGGGAGCCGCAGGCGCAGCTGTGCTGAACGCGGAAGTCCTGGCAAAGATGGATCTATTGCCCGGCAAGCACCTGCACACGAAGACTGGAGCAGGACTGGCCGAGAATGAGTTGGTGAACGCATGA
- a CDS encoding DMT family transporter → MVTRAFNNPLIMFRAVLCDSGKMPSSTTSRPLGFLACASAGALWGTGFFFGKIALREVSVGHMVLYRFLFAALPILPLVKGRGERWTASEWRLMIIAAFFGVPLQFLVQFKGLSITSLSHAALMIGTLPVILAAAAAIFLKERLDAVGWTALIASTTGACMIALGGHDASGTSTLLGDSLIVLSVVIALVWLLGNKKLLLRHSALEVSARSLVLGTIMLLIWVPLQYGMPPVHGISMKAWLALAASGVLCTAATNLLWNWGMTQVPASQGGIFINLEPVIGSVLGVTLLNEHLGLIAWLGGSLIVGAAVVLSTRGEVASEAIQMESV, encoded by the coding sequence ATGGTAACGCGTGCCTTCAACAACCCGCTCATCATGTTCCGCGCCGTCCTGTGCGACAGTGGAAAGATGCCCTCTTCTACTACTTCCCGTCCGCTTGGATTTCTGGCTTGCGCCTCGGCGGGGGCGCTCTGGGGCACAGGATTCTTCTTTGGCAAGATCGCCCTGCGCGAGGTCAGCGTGGGCCACATGGTGCTGTATCGCTTTCTCTTTGCAGCACTTCCCATACTGCCGCTGGTAAAAGGCCGTGGTGAACGATGGACCGCATCAGAATGGCGCCTGATGATCATCGCCGCCTTTTTCGGTGTTCCGTTGCAGTTTTTGGTGCAGTTTAAGGGGCTTTCCATCACTTCCCTTTCGCATGCTGCACTCATGATTGGCACGCTTCCTGTCATCCTTGCCGCAGCCGCCGCTATCTTCCTGAAAGAGCGGCTGGATGCCGTGGGTTGGACTGCGCTGATTGCGTCCACTACGGGCGCTTGCATGATCGCGTTGGGCGGTCACGACGCAAGCGGAACGTCCACACTGCTGGGTGATTCGCTGATCGTTCTCTCCGTGGTGATTGCGCTCGTGTGGCTGCTGGGCAACAAGAAACTTCTTCTGCGTCACAGTGCGCTGGAGGTAAGCGCGCGGAGCCTGGTGCTGGGGACGATCATGCTGCTCATCTGGGTGCCGCTGCAATACGGCATGCCACCGGTGCATGGAATCTCCATGAAGGCATGGCTGGCACTGGCAGCCAGTGGTGTTCTTTGCACCGCTGCAACCAACCTGCTGTGGAACTGGGGTATGACACAGGTTCCCGCGTCGCAGGGCGGCATCTTTATCAACCTGGAGCCGGTCATCGGGTCAGTGCTGGGAGTGACCCTTCTCAATGAACATCTTGGGCTGATTGCATGGCTGGGGGGATCGCTGATTGTGGGCGCGGCTGTGGTGCTTTCCACACGCGGAGAGGTTGCCAGCGAAGCTATCCAGATGGAGTCTGTGTGA
- the lysC gene encoding lysine-sensitive aspartokinase 3: MSNASRPQLVVMKFGGTSVEDAAAIRRTAAVVRGRREKGLEAVVVVSAMAKVTDTLLAAAAAAGHGDKSGALALSARLRSRHLETAGELVKQPQLNVLLNHIQHDFDHLDDLLRGIAAVGELTPRTTDNVVSYGERLSSQIVAAAFDAAGIKGIHLDARQCIVTDDSYGKAVPNEALIEVRLKEHALPLIEQGLTPVMGGFIGANEKGITTTLGRGGSDFSAALVGGGLHAGAIEIWTDVNGIMTTDPRICSDALRVKTISFEEAAELAYFGAKVLHPATILPAVQQNIPVFVLNSRNAANEGTRISAVAPPCRSPFKCIAVKKKLTIVDIVASRMLMTHGYLKAVFDVFDKHKVIIDMVSTSEVSISVTVDTSDKLPQIAEDLSKIADVKYESNKALVCLVGEDIRGHAGIAGKVFSAIGHVNVRMISQGASEINMSFMIEEDDASEAIRSLHSTFFADPDPNIFDLDARANTTGAPPVNEPARITVQ; the protein is encoded by the coding sequence ATGAGCAATGCATCCCGTCCGCAACTCGTTGTGATGAAGTTTGGTGGCACGTCGGTTGAAGACGCTGCTGCAATCCGCCGCACTGCAGCCGTCGTTCGTGGCCGCCGCGAAAAGGGTCTGGAAGCCGTTGTCGTTGTCTCAGCAATGGCGAAGGTGACCGATACGCTTCTGGCCGCCGCAGCAGCAGCGGGTCACGGTGACAAGTCCGGCGCACTCGCATTGTCGGCACGTCTGCGTTCGCGTCATCTGGAGACCGCTGGCGAACTGGTGAAGCAGCCGCAGTTGAACGTATTGCTGAACCACATCCAGCACGACTTCGATCATCTGGATGACCTGTTGCGCGGCATCGCTGCAGTAGGCGAACTGACCCCGCGCACCACGGACAACGTGGTCAGCTACGGCGAACGCCTCAGCAGCCAGATTGTAGCTGCTGCATTCGACGCAGCCGGTATCAAGGGCATCCACCTGGACGCGCGCCAGTGCATCGTCACCGATGACAGCTATGGCAAGGCAGTGCCGAATGAAGCATTGATCGAAGTACGCCTGAAGGAACATGCGCTTCCTCTGATTGAGCAGGGATTGACGCCTGTGATGGGCGGCTTCATCGGGGCAAACGAAAAAGGCATTACTACCACGCTGGGCCGCGGTGGTAGCGACTTCTCCGCTGCTTTGGTTGGTGGCGGATTGCATGCCGGAGCTATTGAAATCTGGACCGACGTAAACGGCATCATGACGACCGATCCGCGCATCTGTTCGGATGCGTTGCGCGTGAAGACGATCTCGTTTGAAGAAGCTGCTGAACTCGCTTACTTCGGCGCGAAGGTGCTGCACCCCGCAACGATCCTTCCCGCCGTGCAGCAGAATATCCCGGTTTTCGTGCTGAACAGCCGCAACGCTGCGAACGAAGGCACACGCATCAGCGCTGTTGCTCCGCCCTGCCGCTCGCCGTTCAAGTGCATCGCTGTGAAAAAGAAGCTGACCATCGTGGACATCGTCGCCAGCCGTATGCTGATGACGCATGGCTACCTGAAGGCCGTCTTCGACGTATTCGATAAGCACAAGGTCATCATCGACATGGTCTCCACGTCAGAAGTTTCCATTTCCGTTACGGTGGACACCAGCGACAAACTGCCGCAGATTGCAGAAGACCTTTCAAAGATTGCTGACGTGAAGTACGAGAGCAATAAGGCGCTCGTCTGCCTGGTGGGCGAAGACATTCGCGGACACGCTGGCATTGCGGGCAAGGTCTTCTCTGCCATCGGACATGTAAACGTCCGCATGATCTCGCAGGGCGCCAGCGAAATCAACATGAGTTTCATGATCGAAGAGGATGATGCTTCCGAGGCGATTCGTTCGCTGCACAGCACCTTCTTCGCCGATCCTGACCCAAATATCTTTGACCTGGATGCACGCGCCAACACTACCGGTGCGCCTCCAGTGAACGAACCCGCCCGCATCACAGTGCAGTAA
- a CDS encoding lysylphosphatidylglycerol synthase transmembrane domain-containing protein: protein MNKRRIAIWTIVVLLAAFLLWKIHQSQFDWHAFWLACRQVNLPLFLMATLMVYSNSVARAVRWTIFLKPSLPPEQRKPWWTLLGAQFIGFTGLAIFGRVGELIRPYLVSRRTGLSFSSQIAVVAVERIFDLAAFGILFAGNLIVSPQLNALPYHELFHKLGWVIAAMIAVLVAFVVAIRVAGEFMARLIRHIVGILSKPAGQSAEAKVLEFRNGLNVVGSTSDFIGIIVCSFALWGAVAIAYVLTMKAFPAPVHNLTIAHCLLLMGFSVVGGIVTLPGVGGGAQALTFGALTRLFGIPAELAASAAIIMYFVTSINVILPGLIYARVESVNLRTVARESAQKS from the coding sequence ATGAACAAACGCCGCATCGCCATCTGGACGATCGTCGTCCTCCTTGCAGCATTTCTTCTCTGGAAAATTCACCAATCGCAGTTTGATTGGCATGCGTTTTGGCTCGCCTGCCGCCAGGTCAATCTGCCACTGTTTTTGATGGCAACGCTGATGGTCTACAGCAACTCCGTCGCGCGTGCCGTTCGGTGGACGATCTTTCTGAAACCGTCTCTGCCACCGGAACAACGGAAGCCTTGGTGGACGCTGCTCGGCGCTCAGTTCATCGGCTTTACAGGCCTTGCGATCTTCGGGCGCGTGGGCGAACTGATTCGCCCTTACCTCGTCAGCCGACGGACCGGCCTGTCGTTTTCATCACAGATTGCGGTCGTAGCGGTGGAGCGCATCTTCGATCTCGCGGCCTTTGGCATTCTCTTCGCGGGAAATCTCATCGTCAGCCCCCAACTGAACGCGCTTCCCTACCATGAGCTGTTCCACAAGCTGGGATGGGTGATTGCTGCAATGATCGCCGTGCTGGTCGCGTTTGTCGTCGCCATCCGCGTGGCTGGCGAATTCATGGCACGCCTGATCCGCCACATTGTTGGCATCCTCTCCAAGCCAGCCGGACAAAGTGCGGAAGCCAAGGTACTGGAGTTCCGCAACGGCCTGAACGTGGTCGGCAGCACGAGCGACTTCATCGGCATTATCGTGTGCAGCTTTGCTTTGTGGGGAGCCGTCGCCATTGCCTATGTGCTCACGATGAAGGCGTTCCCAGCACCGGTGCACAACCTCACCATTGCCCACTGCCTTCTGCTGATGGGCTTCAGCGTAGTGGGTGGCATTGTGACTCTACCGGGTGTCGGCGGCGGTGCGCAGGCACTCACTTTCGGCGCGCTGACTCGCCTGTTTGGTATTCCGGCAGAGCTGGCGGCAAGCGCGGCCATCATCATGTACTTTGTGACTTCGATCAACGTAATCCTGCCCGGATTGATCTACGCCCGCGTGGAGAGCGTGAACCTGCGCACCGTGGCCCGCGAAAGCGCGCAGAAGTCATGA
- a CDS encoding HAD-IIB family hydrolase gives MIDTPKMIAIDMDGTLVHPGGTVSPGNQDALDRARRAGARIVIATGRRHSYAMKVLQTGNFQPDDIVLSSNGAVARTMDGRLLFREAMSTETALWLCEMVNDYRNCFVFTFDTMDAHGNEAGGALVLEEVDDLHASIEKWMVANAADIRRFTPIESAFQAAEFPAIQAMLCGGMERMETAFRHLDAAHEGRLSLTRTVYPLRDLCILDVLPQGCSKGAGLAHLLREEGLTASDLMAIGDNWNDLTMLEQARWPMLMGNAPDDLRLLAEERNWTVTRHHHEDGVAEAIALCFADENASR, from the coding sequence GTGATCGATACACCGAAGATGATCGCCATCGACATGGATGGCACGCTGGTGCATCCCGGTGGCACGGTATCGCCCGGTAATCAGGATGCGCTGGACCGCGCACGCCGTGCCGGTGCCCGCATCGTGATCGCCACAGGACGCCGCCACAGTTACGCCATGAAGGTGCTGCAGACGGGCAACTTCCAGCCCGACGACATCGTGCTCAGTTCGAACGGAGCCGTAGCGCGCACCATGGACGGTCGCCTGCTGTTCCGCGAAGCCATGTCCACGGAAACGGCGCTGTGGCTCTGCGAGATGGTCAATGATTATCGCAACTGTTTCGTATTCACTTTTGACACGATGGACGCGCACGGCAATGAAGCCGGTGGCGCATTGGTGCTGGAGGAAGTCGACGATCTGCACGCCAGCATTGAGAAATGGATGGTGGCCAACGCCGCGGACATCCGTCGTTTTACGCCCATTGAATCCGCTTTTCAGGCTGCGGAGTTTCCCGCGATTCAGGCGATGCTGTGCGGTGGCATGGAACGCATGGAAACGGCCTTTCGCCATCTGGATGCAGCGCACGAAGGACGCCTATCGCTGACACGCACGGTCTATCCGCTGCGCGACCTCTGCATCTTGGACGTCCTTCCGCAGGGCTGCTCGAAGGGTGCGGGATTGGCACATCTGCTGCGCGAAGAGGGACTTACAGCGAGCGATCTGATGGCTATTGGCGACAACTGGAACGACCTGACCATGCTGGAACAGGCTCGCTGGCCCATGTTGATGGGCAATGCTCCCGACGATCTTCGGCTGCTGGCGGAAGAGCGTAACTGGACGGTCACGCGGCATCATCACGAAGACGGTGTTGCTGAGGCCATTGCGCTCTGCTTCGCGGATGAGAATGCCAGTCGATAA
- the nrdR gene encoding transcriptional regulator NrdR, with product MKCPFCGWAQDKVVDSRESKEADSIRRRRECEKCNKRFTTYERIDEIPYMVVKKDGRREKFDRQKVLNGLLHACQKRPVPTGKLGKIVDETEAYVVDSPERERTTVEVGELIMTRLKEIDTVAYIRFASVYRDFKDVREFKAELEELLGSRLRKTTPGI from the coding sequence ATGAAGTGTCCGTTTTGCGGCTGGGCTCAGGATAAAGTCGTTGATTCACGCGAGAGCAAGGAGGCGGATAGCATCCGTCGCCGCCGCGAGTGCGAGAAGTGCAACAAGCGCTTCACCACATACGAACGCATCGATGAAATTCCCTACATGGTCGTGAAGAAGGACGGACGCCGCGAGAAGTTCGATCGGCAGAAGGTCCTGAATGGCCTGCTGCACGCCTGCCAGAAGCGTCCTGTACCTACGGGCAAGCTGGGCAAGATCGTCGATGAGACCGAAGCCTACGTGGTTGATTCGCCGGAGCGCGAGCGCACCACAGTCGAGGTGGGCGAACTGATCATGACGCGACTGAAAGAAATCGACACGGTCGCGTACATCCGTTTCGCCAGCGTCTATCGCGACTTCAAGGACGTGCGCGAATTCAAGGCAGAGCTGGAAGAGCTGCTGGGATCGCGGCTACGCAAAACTACCCCGGGAATATAA
- a CDS encoding 4-hydroxy-tetrahydrodipicolinate reductase, whose translation MRMLVLGHGKTGKLVAEVATERGHGVHVLDAKENPRGAALTAPFVAGFDVIIDFTTPEAVLTNLRACLAVGAKVVVGTTGWYQQLNDMTSLAIRKDAALLHGTNYSIGVQVMLQLAKQMTDSLKKYGYDFKIEETHHTQKLDAPSGTAVSIQQAMNAAGEVPIESIREGDVAGIHIAEAISAGDKLSLRHEAFGRRGFAEGAVRAAEWLSTRKGVYDFRDIFTQI comes from the coding sequence ATGCGGATGCTGGTTCTGGGACACGGCAAGACAGGCAAGCTGGTAGCAGAAGTCGCCACAGAGCGTGGCCATGGCGTACACGTTCTGGACGCAAAGGAAAACCCGCGCGGCGCGGCGCTCACCGCGCCTTTCGTAGCAGGCTTCGATGTCATCATCGACTTCACCACACCAGAAGCCGTGCTGACGAATCTCCGCGCATGTCTCGCGGTGGGAGCGAAGGTCGTTGTAGGTACAACGGGTTGGTATCAGCAACTAAACGACATGACCAGCCTCGCTATCCGCAAGGATGCCGCGCTGTTGCACGGCACCAATTACTCCATTGGCGTTCAGGTGATGTTGCAGCTTGCCAAGCAGATGACCGATTCTCTGAAGAAGTACGGCTACGACTTCAAGATTGAAGAGACACACCATACGCAGAAACTGGACGCGCCCAGCGGAACCGCCGTCAGCATTCAGCAGGCGATGAACGCAGCAGGCGAAGTGCCGATTGAATCCATCCGCGAGGGTGATGTTGCGGGCATTCACATTGCCGAAGCCATCAGCGCAGGCGACAAGCTCAGCCTGCGCCATGAAGCCTTTGGCCGCCGGGGTTTCGCAGAAGGTGCGGTGCGCGCCGCCGAGTGGCTGAGCACACGCAAGGGTGTCTACGACTTCCGCGATATCTTCACGCAGATCTAA